A single Alteribacter lacisalsi DNA region contains:
- a CDS encoding thymidine kinase: MNLTRREGWLEVVCGSMFSGKSEELIRRVRRASYGKLKVQVFKPELDNRYSAEEVVSHNGTKVYALPVKESSDIPALIENGTQVVAIDEVQFFSNDILEIVQDLADQGVRVICAGLDQDFRAEPFGCMPQLMAIAETVTKLQAICLSCGSPASRTQRLIDGKPASYNDPIILVGASESYEPRCRHCHEVPEHPASIRDEEEVQTAR, translated from the coding sequence ATGAATTTAACGAGAAGAGAAGGATGGCTTGAAGTCGTCTGCGGCAGCATGTTTTCCGGTAAATCGGAAGAACTGATTCGCCGCGTCCGACGGGCAAGCTACGGAAAACTTAAGGTACAGGTCTTTAAGCCTGAACTTGATAACCGTTACAGCGCCGAAGAGGTGGTATCACATAACGGTACAAAAGTGTACGCCCTGCCCGTCAAAGAGTCTTCGGACATTCCGGCTCTGATCGAAAACGGCACCCAGGTCGTGGCAATTGATGAAGTGCAGTTTTTCAGCAATGACATACTCGAGATCGTGCAGGATCTCGCTGACCAGGGTGTTCGCGTGATCTGTGCCGGCCTGGATCAGGATTTCCGTGCTGAGCCTTTCGGCTGCATGCCCCAGCTGATGGCCATCGCCGAAACCGTTACGAAACTGCAGGCCATCTGCCTCTCATGCGGCTCACCGGCCAGCCGCACCCAGCGACTGATTGACGGCAAACCCGCCTCTTACAACGATCCGATCATCCTTGTAGGCGCGTCGGAATCCTATGAACCACGCTGCCGTCACTGTCATGAAGTGCCTGAACACCCAGCGTCAATCCGTGATGAAGAAGAAGTGCAGACAGCCCGTTAA
- a CDS encoding type B 50S ribosomal protein L31 encodes MRADIHPKYQKVVFKDTSTGFMFLTGSTRGSAETVEWEDGNTYPLINVEISSDSHPFYTGKQKFADAGGRVDRFKKKYNL; translated from the coding sequence ATGAGAGCAGACATCCATCCTAAATATCAGAAAGTCGTATTTAAGGATACTAGCACAGGCTTTATGTTCTTGACCGGTTCTACAAGAGGTTCAGCTGAAACAGTTGAGTGGGAAGACGGTAACACGTACCCGCTGATCAACGTGGAGATTTCTTCTGATTCTCACCCGTTCTACACTGGTAAGCAGAAATTTGCTGACGCTGGTGGACGTGTGGACCGTTTCAAAAAGAAATACAACCTCTAG
- the rho gene encoding transcription termination factor Rho: protein MGVTLTQLEQMKLKELYDLAKKHKVSYYSQLTKKELTFAILRKQAENEDLMFMEGILDIVPNEGFGFLRSNTYKPSSQDIYISASQIRRFELRNGDKVSGKVRKPKENERYYGLLQVAAVNGQDPDLAKSRPHFPQLTPLYPEQKMTLETDPKMVASRVIDMIAPVGFGQRGLIVAPPKAGKTLLMKEVANSIAANHPDHELIVLLIDERPEEVTDMERSVKGEVVSSTFDEVPENHIKTAELVLERAMRLVEHKKDVVILMDSITRLARAYNLVIPPSGRTLSGGIDPASFHRPKRFFGAARNIEEGGSLTILATALVDTGSRMDDVIYEEFKGTGNSEIHLDRRLAERRIFPAIDIRRSSTRREELLIPKEQIENLWAMRKTMNDQPDFLEHFLKKVKQTKTNEEFFNSFEKEKTGKVRIKA from the coding sequence ATGGGCGTTACATTAACCCAGCTGGAACAGATGAAACTGAAAGAGCTTTATGACCTTGCGAAAAAGCATAAAGTTTCCTACTACAGCCAGCTTACGAAAAAAGAACTGACGTTTGCGATTCTCAGAAAACAGGCTGAAAACGAAGACCTGATGTTTATGGAAGGCATCCTTGATATCGTACCGAATGAAGGATTCGGCTTTCTCCGTTCCAATACGTACAAGCCGAGTTCCCAGGATATCTATATTTCCGCATCCCAGATCCGCCGTTTTGAGCTTAGAAACGGTGACAAAGTATCGGGAAAGGTACGTAAGCCAAAGGAGAACGAACGTTATTACGGGCTTTTGCAAGTGGCTGCCGTTAACGGGCAGGACCCGGATCTTGCGAAAAGCCGTCCGCACTTTCCACAGCTCACGCCATTATATCCTGAACAGAAAATGACACTTGAAACCGACCCTAAAATGGTCGCTTCCCGCGTCATTGATATGATTGCACCGGTCGGCTTTGGGCAGCGTGGCCTGATTGTGGCGCCGCCAAAAGCAGGGAAGACCCTCCTCATGAAGGAAGTGGCCAACAGCATCGCGGCCAACCATCCGGATCACGAACTGATCGTGCTTCTGATTGACGAGCGTCCGGAGGAAGTAACCGACATGGAGCGTTCCGTTAAAGGTGAAGTGGTCAGCTCCACGTTTGATGAAGTTCCTGAAAACCATATAAAGACTGCTGAGCTCGTTCTTGAGCGCGCCATGCGTCTTGTAGAGCACAAAAAGGACGTTGTGATTCTGATGGACAGCATCACCCGTCTTGCCCGGGCCTATAACCTTGTCATTCCGCCGAGCGGTCGTACTCTCTCCGGAGGGATTGACCCGGCCAGTTTCCACCGTCCGAAACGGTTCTTCGGTGCTGCCCGGAACATTGAAGAGGGCGGCAGTCTGACGATTCTGGCCACAGCCCTTGTGGACACCGGGTCCCGCATGGACGACGTGATCTATGAAGAATTCAAAGGAACCGGTAACAGTGAGATTCACCTTGACCGCCGTCTGGCCGAGCGCCGTATTTTCCCTGCGATCGACATCCGCCGCTCCAGTACACGCCGTGAGGAGCTTCTCATCCCGAAAGAGCAGATCGAAAATCTGTGGGCGATGAGAAAAACAATGAACGATCAGCCTGACTTCCTTGAGCACTTCCTCAAAAAAGTGAAGCAGACCAAAACAAACGAAGAGTTTTTCAACTCGTTTGAGAAGGAAAAAACAGGCAAGGTCCGTATAAAGGCGTAA
- a CDS encoding flavodoxin domain-containing protein: protein MKNLVSFFVVLFRLPFILETDNPPSSQSFNLKSSLLINHLNTRLKPRYYSISSSPEAQKDQVSITVSVVRGEAFSGRGEYQGVTSNFLMELKPGDDIVVFFRTQRSFKLPEDSAVPIVMVGPGTGIAPFRGFLQARQAKQKEGEHLGDAHLYFGSRHEQYDYLYNDEIEAYEEEGVVTMHTAFSRMENKPKTYVQDVMKEQEEELIEMIEDKGAHIYICGEGGSMAPQVEETLKKCFINRRQSTEKEAQEWLDGLQEEGRFVKDVW, encoded by the coding sequence GTGAAAAACCTTGTCTCCTTTTTCGTAGTCCTCTTTAGACTCCCCTTCATCCTCGAAACGGATAATCCGCCTTCTTCACAATCTTTTAACCTAAAATCGAGCCTGTTAATAAATCATCTGAACACAAGACTAAAACCACGCTATTATTCCATATCCAGTTCACCTGAAGCCCAAAAAGATCAGGTTAGTATTACGGTAAGTGTAGTAAGGGGGGAGGCCTTCAGCGGCAGAGGGGAATACCAGGGTGTGACTTCCAATTTTCTTATGGAACTTAAACCGGGTGATGACATCGTTGTATTTTTCCGGACTCAGCGTTCATTCAAGCTTCCGGAAGACTCCGCTGTTCCAATCGTGATGGTCGGGCCCGGAACCGGAATAGCACCTTTCAGAGGGTTCCTTCAGGCCCGTCAGGCGAAGCAAAAAGAAGGGGAACATTTAGGTGATGCGCATCTGTACTTTGGAAGCCGCCATGAGCAGTATGATTATTTATATAATGACGAAATAGAAGCATACGAAGAGGAAGGCGTTGTCACAATGCATACGGCATTTTCCCGCATGGAAAACAAACCTAAAACCTACGTACAGGATGTGATGAAAGAGCAGGAAGAGGAGCTTATTGAAATGATTGAAGATAAAGGAGCTCATATTTATATCTGCGGTGAAGGGGGCAGTATGGCGCCACAGGTAGAAGAAACGCTGAAAAAGTGTTTTATAAATAGGAGACAAAGTACAGAGAAAGAAGCGCAGGAATGGCTTGACGGTCTTCAGGAAGAAGGACGTTTCGTAAAAGATGTCTGGTAA
- the glpX gene encoding class II fructose-bisphosphatase produces the protein MERSLSMELVRVTEAAALASARWMGKGEKEAADQAATEAMRDVFDTVPMKGTVVIGEGEMDEAPMLYIGERLGNGYGPRVDVAVDPLEGTNIVASGEWNALAVIAIADKGNLLHAPDMYMDKIAVGPEAVGKVDLDAPVIDNLRAVAKAKNKDIEDLVVAILKRERHAGKIQEIREAGARIKLMNDGDVAAAINTAFEDTGVDMLLGSGGAPEGVLAAVGLKCLGGELQGKLLPGNEEELARCKKMGIDDVNRVLHMDDLVTGDDCIFAATGVTDGELLKGVRYKGHTGTTQSMVMRAKSGTVRFIDGKHSLKKKPDLVIR, from the coding sequence ATGGAACGAAGTTTATCCATGGAGCTCGTCCGTGTGACAGAAGCTGCAGCACTGGCTTCTGCACGCTGGATGGGAAAAGGTGAAAAAGAGGCGGCTGACCAGGCCGCAACAGAAGCTATGCGCGATGTGTTTGACACGGTTCCGATGAAAGGAACAGTCGTGATCGGAGAAGGGGAAATGGATGAAGCGCCGATGCTTTATATCGGCGAGCGTCTTGGAAACGGCTACGGCCCGCGGGTAGACGTGGCAGTCGATCCCCTCGAAGGAACGAATATCGTCGCAAGCGGGGAGTGGAACGCCCTTGCGGTTATTGCAATTGCAGACAAAGGCAATCTCCTGCATGCACCGGATATGTACATGGACAAAATTGCTGTCGGTCCAGAGGCAGTGGGTAAAGTTGATCTGGATGCCCCTGTGATTGATAATTTGAGAGCGGTTGCAAAAGCGAAAAACAAAGACATTGAAGACCTTGTTGTCGCAATCCTGAAACGGGAACGACACGCAGGAAAAATTCAGGAAATCCGTGAGGCGGGCGCGCGTATTAAGCTCATGAACGACGGTGATGTAGCTGCTGCCATCAACACAGCGTTTGAGGACACAGGTGTGGATATGCTCCTCGGCTCCGGCGGGGCTCCTGAGGGCGTCCTTGCAGCTGTGGGGCTGAAGTGTCTCGGCGGCGAACTGCAGGGCAAGCTTCTGCCAGGCAACGAAGAAGAGCTGGCACGATGCAAGAAGATGGGCATCGATGATGTAAATCGGGTGCTTCATATGGATGACCTCGTGACAGGCGATGACTGTATTTTTGCCGCAACCGGTGTAACAGACGGAGAACTGCTTAAAGGTGTACGATATAAAGGACATACTGGCACGACGCAATCCATGGTTATGCGAGCCAAATCAGGAACAGTCCGCTTTATTGACGGCAAACACAGCCTGAAAAAGAAACCGGATCTTGTAATCCGCTAA
- a CDS encoding UDP-N-acetylglucosamine 1-carboxyvinyltransferase — translation MEKLLIEGGHLLEGTVPISGAKNSAVALIPAGILADSTVTIDNLPKISDVGILAELLEEIGGTTELEGDTLTIHPENMFAMPLPNGRVKKLRASYYMMGAMLGKFKKAVIGLPGGCNLGPRPIDQHIKGFEALGAKVTNEQGAIYLQADELVGARIYLDVVSVGATINIMLAAVKAKGKTIIENAAKEPEIIDVATLLTNMGARIKGAGTNVIRIEGVDQLSGCRHSIIPDRIEAGTFMLAAAAMGRSVVIDNIIPDHLESLTAKLREMGVRIETSDEQVFIHGANSEFSPVDIKTLVYPGFPTDLQQPFTSLLTKAHGTSMVTDTIYNARFKHIDELRRMGADIKVEGRSALINGGRRLEGARVRASDLRAGASLVIAGLMAKGVTEITGVEHIDRGYANLEEKLKNIGASIWREKLDSFEEEEVKSS, via the coding sequence ATGGAGAAATTGCTTATTGAAGGTGGACATTTACTTGAAGGCACAGTTCCGATCAGCGGAGCGAAAAACAGTGCCGTTGCCCTCATACCGGCAGGGATTCTTGCAGATTCCACAGTGACAATCGATAACCTTCCAAAAATATCGGACGTCGGCATTCTTGCTGAACTGCTTGAGGAAATCGGCGGCACAACTGAACTTGAAGGAGACACACTCACCATTCACCCGGAAAACATGTTTGCCATGCCGCTTCCAAACGGCCGGGTGAAAAAGCTGCGTGCTTCCTACTATATGATGGGTGCCATGCTTGGAAAATTCAAAAAAGCGGTCATCGGACTTCCGGGCGGATGCAACCTCGGCCCAAGACCGATCGATCAGCACATTAAAGGATTCGAAGCACTCGGTGCAAAAGTGACCAACGAACAGGGCGCCATCTATCTCCAGGCAGATGAACTGGTTGGGGCACGGATCTACCTCGATGTTGTCAGCGTTGGAGCTACGATTAACATTATGCTCGCTGCCGTAAAGGCAAAAGGCAAAACCATCATCGAAAACGCGGCCAAAGAGCCTGAAATCATTGATGTGGCAACACTTCTCACCAATATGGGTGCCCGAATTAAAGGGGCAGGGACCAACGTCATCCGGATTGAAGGGGTTGACCAGCTGTCCGGCTGCCGTCACTCGATTATTCCTGACCGGATCGAAGCAGGCACCTTTATGCTGGCTGCTGCAGCCATGGGCCGTTCCGTAGTGATCGATAACATTATTCCCGATCACCTGGAGTCACTCACAGCCAAACTCCGCGAAATGGGCGTCCGTATTGAAACGAGTGACGAACAGGTCTTCATCCACGGAGCGAATTCGGAATTTTCGCCGGTGGATATTAAAACACTAGTGTATCCGGGCTTTCCAACGGATCTTCAGCAGCCGTTCACGAGCCTGCTTACAAAAGCCCATGGGACAAGCATGGTAACCGACACGATTTACAACGCTCGTTTTAAGCACATCGATGAACTCCGCCGCATGGGAGCCGATATCAAAGTTGAAGGCCGTTCTGCACTGATTAACGGAGGCCGCAGACTTGAAGGGGCCAGGGTCCGCGCAAGCGACCTCCGTGCAGGAGCGTCTCTCGTCATTGCCGGTCTGATGGCAAAGGGAGTAACAGAAATCACCGGCGTGGAGCACATCGACCGGGGATATGCCAACCTCGAGGAAAAACTGAAAAATATCGGGGCTTCAATCTGGCGTGAAAAGCTTGATTCGTTCGAAGAAGAAGAAGTGAAAAGCTCATAA
- the fsa gene encoding fructose-6-phosphate aldolase: MKFFIDTANIDEIREAHDLGILSGVTTNPSLVAKEGVDFHERLREITSIVKEGSVSAEVISLEAEGMIEEGKELAAIAPNITVKVPMTLQGLKAVRTFADLNIKTNVTLVFSVNQALLAARAGATYVSPFLGRLDDIGHDGLNLISDIAEVFAIHDIKTEIIAASIRHSQHVSESAMRGADIATIPYKVISQLVAHPLTDAGIDKFLKDWEKANA, from the coding sequence ATGAAATTTTTTATTGATACAGCCAACATCGACGAAATCAGAGAAGCCCACGACCTTGGCATTCTCTCCGGCGTGACAACAAATCCATCGCTGGTAGCCAAAGAGGGCGTAGATTTCCATGAACGCCTCCGCGAGATTACAAGTATCGTAAAAGAAGGTTCTGTCAGCGCAGAAGTAATCTCCCTTGAAGCTGAGGGGATGATTGAAGAGGGAAAAGAACTGGCTGCCATTGCCCCGAACATCACGGTCAAAGTACCGATGACGCTCCAAGGGCTTAAAGCAGTCCGGACGTTTGCAGACTTGAACATCAAAACGAACGTAACACTCGTATTCTCTGTTAATCAGGCATTACTTGCAGCACGTGCAGGGGCAACTTACGTTTCCCCGTTCCTCGGACGCCTTGATGATATCGGTCACGATGGACTGAACCTGATCAGCGATATTGCGGAAGTGTTTGCGATTCACGACATTAAAACAGAAATCATTGCTGCATCGATCCGCCATTCCCAGCACGTGAGTGAATCGGCCATGCGCGGCGCCGATATCGCCACGATTCCGTACAAAGTGATCAGCCAGCTTGTGGCTCACCCGCTGACGGATGCGGGCATTGATAAGTTCCTTAAGGACTGGGAAAAAGCGAACGCATAA
- the fba gene encoding class II fructose-1,6-bisphosphate aldolase produces MPLVSMKEMLEKGRAEGYAVGQFNLNNLEFTQAILQAAQEEQSPVILGVSEGAAKYMGGFNTVVSIVESLMDSYEVTVPVAIHLDHGSSFEKCVEAMYAGFTSVMIDGSHHPLEENIAVTKKVVDVAHTLGISVEAELGRIGGQEDDIIVDDAEAAYAIPAECDELVRETKVDCFAPALGSVHGPYKGEPNLGFDRMEEVSKLTGVPLVLHGGTGIPTKDIQRAISLGTAKINVNTESQISSAKRVREVLADNTEMYDPRKYLGPAREAIKETVSGKMREFGSSGQA; encoded by the coding sequence ATGCCTTTAGTTTCTATGAAGGAAATGCTCGAAAAAGGAAGAGCGGAAGGGTACGCGGTTGGCCAGTTCAACCTGAACAACCTTGAGTTTACCCAGGCTATCTTACAGGCAGCACAGGAAGAACAGTCTCCGGTTATTCTCGGAGTTTCCGAAGGTGCCGCGAAATACATGGGAGGATTTAACACAGTTGTCAGCATCGTAGAATCCCTGATGGACTCCTACGAAGTAACAGTACCTGTTGCGATCCACCTTGACCATGGTTCAAGCTTTGAAAAATGTGTGGAAGCGATGTATGCAGGATTTACTTCTGTTATGATCGACGGTTCCCACCATCCACTTGAGGAAAACATCGCCGTAACGAAGAAAGTGGTTGACGTTGCGCATACGCTTGGCATCTCTGTAGAGGCTGAGCTTGGCCGTATCGGTGGACAGGAAGACGACATCATCGTAGATGATGCGGAAGCAGCTTATGCGATTCCTGCTGAGTGTGACGAGCTTGTACGCGAAACGAAAGTCGACTGCTTTGCACCGGCTCTTGGTTCTGTACACGGCCCTTACAAAGGTGAGCCGAACCTCGGTTTCGACCGTATGGAGGAAGTCTCAAAGCTGACTGGTGTTCCACTCGTGCTTCACGGTGGTACAGGCATCCCGACAAAGGATATCCAGCGTGCGATTTCCCTTGGAACAGCAAAAATCAACGTAAACACAGAAAGCCAGATCTCATCTGCGAAGCGCGTGCGCGAAGTACTTGCGGACAACACAGAAATGTACGATCCGCGTAAATACCTCGGCCCTGCCCGCGAAGCGATTAAGGAAACTGTGAGTGGAAAAATGCGTGAGTTCGGTTCCTCCGGACAAGCGTAA
- a CDS encoding response regulator codes for MKKKLLIVDDQYGIRVLLHEVFEKDGYETYEASNGKQALNIVKDKSPDLVLLDMKIPGMDGLEILREIKKLDLDTNVIMMTAYGELEMINEAKKLGALAHFPKPFDIDEVRQKVREHLLV; via the coding sequence GTGAAAAAAAAGCTGTTAATCGTGGATGATCAGTATGGCATCCGTGTGCTGCTCCATGAAGTCTTTGAAAAAGACGGGTATGAAACATATGAAGCATCAAATGGAAAACAGGCACTGAACATTGTTAAAGACAAAAGCCCTGACCTTGTTTTGCTGGACATGAAAATTCCCGGGATGGATGGGCTGGAAATTCTCAGAGAGATCAAAAAGCTGGATCTGGACACCAACGTCATTATGATGACGGCTTATGGAGAGCTTGAAATGATTAATGAAGCAAAAAAGCTCGGGGCACTTGCCCATTTCCCGAAGCCATTTGACATTGATGAAGTCCGTCAGAAGGTGAGGGAACACCTACTAGTATAA
- a CDS encoding DUF2529 family protein, which translates to MQKIFLTQLQGLVTKMNDTYEGAFEDGARLMAQSIVSGGRIGIYASGDMEGVVSQAIKGVDRLEGVVEISSTLDESFSEMDTVLLFSPSPNEAATCMLADQLRERGVSTVAVYTGEKRDDSPSLEDLADAAIDLGVTRGLIPGDDGRRKGQPRLLVALYAYYTLYFTVEEILEEHR; encoded by the coding sequence GTGCAAAAGATCTTTTTGACCCAGCTGCAGGGCCTGGTTACGAAAATGAATGATACATATGAAGGAGCTTTTGAGGACGGGGCAAGACTGATGGCCCAGTCGATCGTCAGCGGCGGACGGATCGGTATTTATGCTTCCGGCGATATGGAAGGTGTTGTTTCCCAGGCGATTAAGGGCGTAGACCGGCTTGAAGGCGTTGTCGAAATCAGCAGCACCCTTGACGAATCTTTTTCTGAGATGGATACGGTTCTGCTGTTCAGCCCGTCGCCGAACGAAGCGGCCACCTGTATGCTTGCCGATCAGCTCCGGGAGCGGGGCGTCAGCACGGTTGCCGTTTATACCGGTGAAAAGCGGGACGATAGCCCGTCTCTGGAAGATCTGGCAGATGCGGCGATCGACCTCGGTGTCACGCGCGGACTCATCCCCGGAGATGACGGTAGGCGTAAAGGACAGCCCCGCCTCCTCGTCGCTCTCTACGCGTATTACACACTGTATTTCACCGTCGAAGAAATCCTCGAAGAACACAGATAA
- a CDS encoding CTP synthase gives MTKYIFVTGGVVSSLGKGITAASLGRLLKNRGLKVTIQKFDPYINLDPGTMSPYQHGEVFVTGDGAETDLDLGHYERFIDINLNKNSNVTTGKIYSSVLKKERRGDYLGGTVQVIPHITNELKERIFRASKDGNPDVVITEIGGTVGDIESLPFLEAIRQIKSDVGVGNVMYIHCTLIPYLAAAGEMKSKPTQHSVKELRSLGIQPNVIVVRTERPVPEDMKDKIALFCDIEKEAVIEARDADTLYEVPLELQRQDFDDYVCKFLSLPEAEANMEEWKALVHKVTNLSKKTTIALVGKYVALQDAYLSVAEALKHAGFEYDADVEIQWINSEEVTRENAAEMLKDADGVLVPGGFGDRGVEGKIAAIEYARTNDVPFLGICLGMQLASVEFARNVLNKEGAHSAELNPQTPYPVIDLLPEQKDIEDFGGTLRLGLYPCKLKEGTVAYESYGEQIVYERHRHRYEFNNEYRELMEEAGFIFSGTSPDGRLVEIVELKNHPYFIASQFHPEFVSRPTRPQPLFRDFIQASLTANQ, from the coding sequence ATGACCAAGTATATTTTCGTTACCGGAGGAGTAGTTTCTTCACTTGGAAAAGGTATTACCGCAGCCTCCCTCGGGCGTCTGCTTAAAAATCGGGGTCTGAAGGTTACGATTCAGAAATTTGACCCATACATTAACTTGGACCCGGGAACAATGAGTCCGTACCAGCACGGAGAAGTTTTCGTGACAGGAGACGGGGCGGAAACAGATCTCGACCTCGGTCACTACGAGCGTTTTATCGATATCAACCTGAACAAAAACAGCAACGTGACAACGGGTAAAATCTACTCAAGCGTCCTTAAAAAAGAACGCCGCGGCGACTACCTCGGGGGAACTGTACAGGTGATTCCGCATATTACGAACGAACTGAAGGAGCGCATCTTCAGAGCGTCCAAAGACGGAAACCCTGATGTGGTCATTACTGAGATCGGAGGTACGGTCGGGGATATCGAAAGTCTGCCGTTCCTTGAGGCTATACGTCAAATTAAGAGCGATGTAGGGGTAGGAAACGTAATGTACATTCATTGTACGCTTATTCCTTATCTGGCTGCTGCCGGTGAAATGAAATCCAAGCCAACCCAGCACAGTGTAAAAGAACTCCGCAGCCTCGGCATTCAGCCGAACGTGATTGTCGTCCGGACCGAACGTCCGGTTCCGGAAGACATGAAGGATAAAATTGCTCTGTTCTGTGATATCGAAAAAGAGGCGGTCATCGAAGCGCGCGACGCGGATACTCTCTATGAAGTACCGCTCGAGCTTCAGCGCCAGGACTTTGACGACTACGTCTGCAAGTTCCTCAGCCTGCCGGAAGCCGAAGCAAACATGGAAGAGTGGAAGGCACTTGTCCATAAAGTGACCAACCTCTCCAAAAAGACGACAATCGCCCTTGTAGGAAAGTACGTGGCTCTTCAGGATGCGTACCTGAGTGTCGCTGAAGCCCTCAAGCATGCCGGCTTTGAGTACGACGCTGATGTGGAAATCCAGTGGATTAATTCCGAGGAAGTAACCCGTGAAAATGCAGCGGAAATGCTCAAGGATGCAGACGGTGTCCTTGTTCCGGGCGGATTTGGAGACCGCGGGGTGGAAGGGAAAATTGCAGCGATCGAATACGCACGTACGAACGATGTTCCGTTTCTCGGCATCTGTCTCGGCATGCAGCTGGCTTCCGTTGAATTTGCCCGCAACGTCCTGAACAAGGAAGGAGCCCATTCTGCAGAGCTAAATCCACAGACGCCGTACCCGGTCATTGATCTTCTCCCTGAACAGAAGGATATAGAAGACTTCGGCGGTACGCTCCGACTCGGCCTTTACCCTTGTAAACTGAAGGAAGGCACCGTTGCCTATGAGTCCTATGGTGAGCAGATTGTCTACGAACGCCATCGCCACCGCTATGAGTTTAACAACGAATACCGAGAGCTGATGGAAGAAGCAGGCTTTATCTTTTCCGGTACAAGCCCGGATGGCCGACTCGTTGAAATTGTCGAGCTGAAGAACCATCCTTACTTTATTGCCTCCCAGTTCCATCCGGAATTTGTGTCACGTCCAACGCGCCCGCAGCCGCTGTTCCGTGACTTTATCCAGGCAAGCCTCACAGCAAACCAATAA
- the rpoE gene encoding DNA-directed RNA polymerase subunit delta: protein MSLKQYDEIELKELSMLEIAFEVLREKGSSEEYHVLLKHISQMKKISDEELKDRIANLYTEMSLDGRFVNLGDNKWGLRSWYPFDQSEEELSQTNKPKKKKMKASADDDDDLFGDEDDDFDEFEDLEDELDELANEEDEDEDFDEDLEDDEDFGDDEEESAEEDEEDR, encoded by the coding sequence GTGAGTTTAAAACAGTACGATGAAATTGAACTGAAAGAATTGTCCATGCTTGAAATTGCCTTCGAGGTTCTGAGGGAAAAAGGAAGCTCTGAGGAGTACCATGTTCTTCTTAAGCATATCTCGCAAATGAAGAAGATCTCCGATGAAGAACTGAAAGACCGGATTGCCAACCTCTACACAGAGATGTCCCTGGATGGACGCTTCGTCAACCTTGGTGACAACAAGTGGGGGCTTCGTTCCTGGTATCCGTTTGACCAGTCTGAAGAAGAGCTTTCCCAGACGAATAAACCGAAAAAGAAAAAGATGAAAGCTTCTGCTGATGATGACGATGATCTCTTCGGCGATGAAGATGACGACTTCGATGAGTTTGAAGACCTTGAAGACGAGCTCGATGAACTAGCCAACGAAGAGGATGAAGACGAGGACTTTGACGAAGACCTTGAAGACGATGAAGACTTCGGTGATGACGAAGAAGAGTCAGCGGAAGAGGACGAAGAAGACCGCTAA